In the Mytilus trossulus isolate FHL-02 chromosome 1, PNRI_Mtr1.1.1.hap1, whole genome shotgun sequence genome, one interval contains:
- the LOC134727797 gene encoding potential E3 ubiquitin-protein ligase ariadne-2-like isoform X1, which yields MNQSTPPQLMCRQFEFSEDKMTDAVDMKSQNSDDSDYDESDNMDEDDEDDYCGYYDNDTDDLDIDKPKKSDDPEYFEFDLLHLEDAERLLNEEVEALCSKLKIDPSLAKMLLQVHGWNKESIIERSLIDHGKLLVDSKIKPAVKYKDTCFSNYRTCPVCYLTVQKDQMHSISCGHQFCRECWDSFFQIQIQQGITTGIECMEKDCNILVPEDFICSALSKPDFRDRYSTRSFTDHIEGHPQLRFCPGPNCSVIVRAKENKAKKVECGQCKTIFCFKCGIDYHCPTDCGTIKKWLTKCADDSETANYISANTKDCPKCHVCIEKNGGCNHVQCTKCKHDFCWMCLGDWKAHGSEYYECSRYKENPNIANESAHAQAREALKKYLFYFERWENHSKSLELEEQTLLKITSRIQDKVMNNAGTWIDWQYLLDAAGLLRKCRYSLQYTYPYAYFMEKGARKQLFEYQQAQLEAEVENLSWKVERAEITDRGDLENQMDVAEKRRQTLLKDFLEI from the exons ATGAATCAGAGTACTCCTCCTCAACTTATGTGTAGACAGTTTGAATTTTCAGAAG ataagaTGACAGACGCAGTTGATATGAAAAGTCAGAATTCAGACGATTCAGATTACGATGAATCGGATAACATGGACGAGGATGATGAAGATGATTATTGTGGTTACTATGACAATGACACTGATGACCTTGACATTGATAAACCAAAGAAAAGTGATGACCctgaatattttgaatttgaccTTCTCCATTTAGAGGATGCTGAAAGATTACTGAATGAGGAAGTAGAAGCTTTATGCAGTAAATTAAAG ATTGACCCTTCCTTGGCCAAGATGTTACTTCAGGTCCATGGTTGGAATAAAGAATCTATTATAGAAAG ATCCCTTATAGACCATGGAAAACTATTGGTAGATTCAAAGATAAAACCAGCTGTGAAGTATAAG GATACCTGTTTTAGTAATTATCGTACCTGTCCCGTATGTTACCTGACTGTACAGAAGGATCAGATGCATAGTATTTCCTGTGGACACCAGTTCTGTAGAGAGTGCTGGGATAGTTTTttccaaattcaaattcaacaaGGGATCACCACAG GGATTGAGTGTATGGAGAAAGACTGTAATATACTGGTACCTGAAGATTTTATTTGCAGTGCTCTCAGTAAACCAGACTTTCGAGATCGTTATTCAACAAGGTCTTTTACAGATCATATTGAA GGACACCCACAGCTGAGGTTTTGTCCTGGTCCTAATTGTTCAGTCATAGTTAgagcaaaagaaaacaaagccAAAAAAGTAGAATGTGGACAGTGTAAAACTATATTTTG TTTTAAATGTGGAATAGATTACCATTGTCCAACAGACTGTGGTACGATAAAGAAATGGCTGACTAAATGTGCTGATGACTCCGAAACAGCTAATTATATCAGTGCAAATACAAAAGAT tGTCCAAAGTGCCATGTATGTATAGAGAAAAATGGAGGTTGTAATCATGTG CAATGTACAAAGTGTAAACATGACTTTTGTTGGATGTGTTTAGGAG ATTGGAAGGCACATGGCAGCGAGTATTATGAATGCAGCCGATACAAAGAAAATCCTAACATTGCTAATGAATCCGCTCACGCTCAAGCTAGAGAGGCTCTCAAAAAATACCTCTTCTATTTTGAAAGG TGGGAAAATCATTCGAAGAGTTTAGAGTTAGAAGAGCAAACGTTACTTAAAATCACATCCAGAATTCAGGATAAGGTGATGAATAATGCTGGTACATGGATTGATTGGCAGTACTTGTTAGATGCTGCAGGTCTTCTCAGAAAA tgCAGATACTCACTACAATACACATATCCATATGCCTACTTTATGGAAAAAGGAGCCAGAAAACAACTG TTTGAATATCAGCAAGCTCAGTTAGAAGCTGAAGTAGAAAACTTATCATGGAAAGTAGAAAGAGCAGAAATTACAGACAGAGGG
- the LOC134727797 gene encoding potential E3 ubiquitin-protein ligase ariadne-2-like isoform X2, whose translation MTDAVDMKSQNSDDSDYDESDNMDEDDEDDYCGYYDNDTDDLDIDKPKKSDDPEYFEFDLLHLEDAERLLNEEVEALCSKLKIDPSLAKMLLQVHGWNKESIIERSLIDHGKLLVDSKIKPAVKYKDTCFSNYRTCPVCYLTVQKDQMHSISCGHQFCRECWDSFFQIQIQQGITTGIECMEKDCNILVPEDFICSALSKPDFRDRYSTRSFTDHIEGHPQLRFCPGPNCSVIVRAKENKAKKVECGQCKTIFCFKCGIDYHCPTDCGTIKKWLTKCADDSETANYISANTKDCPKCHVCIEKNGGCNHVQCTKCKHDFCWMCLGDWKAHGSEYYECSRYKENPNIANESAHAQAREALKKYLFYFERWENHSKSLELEEQTLLKITSRIQDKVMNNAGTWIDWQYLLDAAGLLRKCRYSLQYTYPYAYFMEKGARKQLFEYQQAQLEAEVENLSWKVERAEITDRGDLENQMDVAEKRRQTLLKDFLEI comes from the exons aTGACAGACGCAGTTGATATGAAAAGTCAGAATTCAGACGATTCAGATTACGATGAATCGGATAACATGGACGAGGATGATGAAGATGATTATTGTGGTTACTATGACAATGACACTGATGACCTTGACATTGATAAACCAAAGAAAAGTGATGACCctgaatattttgaatttgaccTTCTCCATTTAGAGGATGCTGAAAGATTACTGAATGAGGAAGTAGAAGCTTTATGCAGTAAATTAAAG ATTGACCCTTCCTTGGCCAAGATGTTACTTCAGGTCCATGGTTGGAATAAAGAATCTATTATAGAAAG ATCCCTTATAGACCATGGAAAACTATTGGTAGATTCAAAGATAAAACCAGCTGTGAAGTATAAG GATACCTGTTTTAGTAATTATCGTACCTGTCCCGTATGTTACCTGACTGTACAGAAGGATCAGATGCATAGTATTTCCTGTGGACACCAGTTCTGTAGAGAGTGCTGGGATAGTTTTttccaaattcaaattcaacaaGGGATCACCACAG GGATTGAGTGTATGGAGAAAGACTGTAATATACTGGTACCTGAAGATTTTATTTGCAGTGCTCTCAGTAAACCAGACTTTCGAGATCGTTATTCAACAAGGTCTTTTACAGATCATATTGAA GGACACCCACAGCTGAGGTTTTGTCCTGGTCCTAATTGTTCAGTCATAGTTAgagcaaaagaaaacaaagccAAAAAAGTAGAATGTGGACAGTGTAAAACTATATTTTG TTTTAAATGTGGAATAGATTACCATTGTCCAACAGACTGTGGTACGATAAAGAAATGGCTGACTAAATGTGCTGATGACTCCGAAACAGCTAATTATATCAGTGCAAATACAAAAGAT tGTCCAAAGTGCCATGTATGTATAGAGAAAAATGGAGGTTGTAATCATGTG CAATGTACAAAGTGTAAACATGACTTTTGTTGGATGTGTTTAGGAG ATTGGAAGGCACATGGCAGCGAGTATTATGAATGCAGCCGATACAAAGAAAATCCTAACATTGCTAATGAATCCGCTCACGCTCAAGCTAGAGAGGCTCTCAAAAAATACCTCTTCTATTTTGAAAGG TGGGAAAATCATTCGAAGAGTTTAGAGTTAGAAGAGCAAACGTTACTTAAAATCACATCCAGAATTCAGGATAAGGTGATGAATAATGCTGGTACATGGATTGATTGGCAGTACTTGTTAGATGCTGCAGGTCTTCTCAGAAAA tgCAGATACTCACTACAATACACATATCCATATGCCTACTTTATGGAAAAAGGAGCCAGAAAACAACTG TTTGAATATCAGCAAGCTCAGTTAGAAGCTGAAGTAGAAAACTTATCATGGAAAGTAGAAAGAGCAGAAATTACAGACAGAGGG